From the Mycobacterium noviomagense genome, the window CCACTGGTCGTCGCGGAACTGGAGGTCGAAGCTGCGGGTGGAGCGCACCTGCGGGGCATTGGCCATGAACGCGGTGACGTTGGCTTCGGCGTGTTCTCCGTTGACCACCACCTGGTCAATGCTGGCCACCACCGGAAACTGCTTGGCCGCCGCGACTTTCCGGTACGTGTCGTGCCACGCTTGCTCGTCGTAGTTGACGTACCCGTCGCGCTCGCTGCCACAGGTGATGCTGCGCAGTATCGACAGGTCGCCGGTTTGCACGGCGACGTCGAAGTTCTGGATGGTGGTGCGAACCTGCTCCTCTTGTGAGGCCTTGTGGTGTTTGCTGCGGGTCAGCAGCACGGTGCCGAGAACGGCGACCGCGGACAGCGCCAAGATGATCAGGATTAGCGCCAGCACCCAGCCCCAGCTGCGTTGGGTCGACGGCCGCAACTTCGCGCCCAGACGCGGCGGAATCAGCTGCGGTGTAGCGGTTTTCGGCGGCACGTTCAGCGGAGCTGCCGCTTTGGACTGGTGCTCGCGAGCGCGGAACACCTCGGTGGCGGGCTCGGCGGCGGTATCCATCACCACCGTCTCCTTGGCATCGAAACCCGGTGCGGTGAAGCGACGTTCACCGCGCTGCCGTTGTGATTGGGCGGCTTGACCCGGGCTCTCCTGACCGGGCTGGCTCATCACCTCGGTAGCCGGTTCGACGTCACTACCGGCCCGTGGATAGGCCTCGGTGACGTCGTCGGCTTCCGATGCGGCCGTCTGCTCCTCGACGGGGTCGCTCTCGGATGCGACCCGGTCGGCACCGCCGTCGTCGACGGCTTCAGGCTCGAGCCCGGCCGCGTTCGAGGCGTCGTTGCGGTCGGGCCCTGGTGGGTTGGGCATGGGCGTTGCTGTCCTCCGGCTATCGAGTCAGTAGGAAGCTTAGCGAGACCAGAATGCAATTGTGCGCCTGGCGATAATGCGGCGCGCCACAACGGCACAATGAAACCCATGACGCCGATGCGTGACCTTTTGGGGCCCGATCCGATCCTGCTGCCGGGCGACCGCGACGCCGAAGCCGAGCTGCGGGCCAACTGGAACCCGGCCATCGTCGCCGCCGCCCATCCGTCGGCGTCGGTCGCGTGGGCGGCGCTGGCCGAAGAGGCGCTGGCCGAGGACAAGGCCGTCACCGCATACGCCTATGCCCGCACCGGCTACCACCGCGGGCTCGATCAACTGCGGCGCAACGGGTGGAAGGGTTTCGGCCCGGTGCCGTATTCGCACGAACCCAACCGCGGGTTCTTGCGATGCGTGGCCGCCCTGGCGCGCGCCGCCGAGGCCATCGGCGAGACCGACGAATACCAACGCTGCCTGGACCTGCTCGACGACTGCGATCCCAGTGCCCGCTCGGAGCTGGGTTTTAGCTAGCTACCAGCTGGCCGAGCAGTCGCCGACGCCACCCGGCGGCTCGACCTGAACGGTGGCGTGCTGCAACCCACGCGCCGCCAGCACCGCGCGGGCGTCGTCGAGTACTCGCGTTGCGTCGCCCCGGCTGGTCAGGTGGGCGGTCGCCATGTCTTTGCCGGGTACCAGCGTCCACACGTGTAGATCGTGCACATCGGTGACGCCGTCGACGGCGCGCAGTGCCGCGCGTAGCTCGTCGACGTCGATGTGGCTCGGCGAGGATTCGGACAGGATGCGCAGCGCGCTACCGGCCAGCGAGATCGCTCGCGGCAGCACCCACAGCGCGACGAAAACGGCGACAACGACATCCGCGTAGGGCCAGTGTGTCGTCACGGTGACCAGCCCGGCGATCAGCACACCGATGCTGCCTACCGTGTCGGCGACGACCTCCATGTACGCGCCCTTGACGGCCAGGCTGCTGGTGGAATGCGACCGTAGCAGCAGCGCCACTGCGGTGTTGGTGGCCAGACCGCCGAGTGCGACGACGATCATCGGGATGCCCGGGATCGCCGGAGCGTTGTCGAACCGCTGCACCGCTTCGTAGAGGATGAACGCCGCTATCCCGATCAACAGCACCGCGTTCGCGACCGCGGTGAACACCTCGGCGCGATGCCAGCCGTAGGTGCGCCGCGGCGACGAGCTGCCGCGGCGCGCCAGGATCAGCGCGGCCAGCCCCATGAACGCGGCGGCCAGGTCGGTCAGCAGATGCCCGGCGTCGGCCAGCAGCGCAATGGAACCGATCAGCAGCGCGGTGCTCAATTCCACCGCGAAGAAGCCGGCGAGCAGCACGGCGGCGCTGATCATCCGCGATATGCGGGCGTCGGCGTCGCTGTGCGTGTGACCGGCGCCCATAGCCAGAAATATATGCGTGCTTATGCATATATGGCAAGGGCTGGGTCAGAACCAGGCGCTCCAGAACCGGGTCAGCCGCCCGCCGGCGACGGCCAGCCAGTGCGGCACCCCGGACAGGTCGAAAAGCCAGTACACGACGCCGAAGAACCACTGGTTCAGCGCCGGGGCGAGGAAGATCAGGAGGATCAGCAGGAAGCTGAACTGCTTGGCCGGTTCCAGCGCCCGCTGCGTCTCCGGGCTCAGGTGCGGTTCCAGCGCGCCGTAGCCGTCCAGGCCGGGGATGGGCAGCAGGTTCAGCACCACCGCGGTGAGCTGGAGGAAAGCCAGAAACGCCACGCCGGCCCACAGCACGGGGTGGTCGGGCTGGTAGCAGAGCTGGACCAGCACCAGCAGCAGCACGGCCAGCACCAGGTTGGCGAACGGCCCGGCCAGGCTGACGATCGTGCGCCGCGCCGGTGTCATGAACGAGGTTCGCAGGTACACCGCTGCACCCGGTAGGCCGATGCCGCCGAGCGCGATGAACAGCATCGGCAGCCCCAGCGACAGCATGGGGTTGCTGTAGCGCCGCGGGTCGAGGGTCAGGTAGCCGCGCACCGCGACGTCCCGGTCGCCGAATCGCCACGCGGTGACGGCGTGCCCGAATTCATGCAGGCACAGCGACACCAGCCAGCCCGAGATCACGAAGATGAACACCCCGACGTAGGCCAGCGCCTGGATGTCGGCCCCGGCTAGCCACGCCAGCACGCCGCCGAGCGCCGTCAGCCCGACCATTGCCAAAAAGATGGGGCTTGGTCGCACCGACTCATGCAGGCGGCTGATGCTCACCTCATGAAGCTACCGGCTGAGGTCAATGGGCCGGCTCCTCGCCCCTCGCGGCGCTCGTCACCGGACCAGTAGCCAGCCCTCGATGTGCCGATAGAACGTCGAGCGCCGCGCGGGGCGGCCGGCGGCCACGCCGTCGCGGGTAACCAGCACTCCGGTGCAACCCAGCTGAACCGCTCGCCCGAGCACCCAGCGACGAGGCCAACGGCTCACCACGCGGGCCCGCAGACCCGGCAGCGCCGCGGTCGGCATGATCTGTACACCGGTGACGTCGCCGTCGAACAGCGTCGCGTCGTCGACCACCGCCTCCCCGTGCAGCGGCCCGTCGACACCTCGCCACAACGCGCTGCCCACGATCACCGCCCCGGTCTCGTCGCGGATCAGCGGCACCCGCCGAGCAGAACCGCGGCGCGCCCGCCGGAGCGCCCGACGGCCCGCCGGCAGCCGGTAGACCCGGGTCGCCGTCGTGCGGCGGCGCGGCGCATAGCCGACCTCGACGTCGAGCCGGTCGGCCCGCAGCAGCCGGGTCAGCACTGTGGCCAGGTCAGCATCGGCACCTACCACCACCAGCCGTCGATACGGTCCCACCGCGGCGTCCACATCGGCCGGGCTTTTAACCCGTTGGGTGGGCAGGCTGCGCAGCGGACCGGGGGCACGACGATCGCCGAACAACAACACCGCCACGCTGGCGGCGTTCCCGCCGGTATTCATCGGTTCCGCGCAAACCTCCCGGGACAAGCCCTGCTAGCCGGTCTCCTCAAGCTATTCGATCTGCCGATCTGACCCCGGCTGTGGTGCGGTCCTGGCACGTGGCGATAGACGAGGACAGCGACGTCTGAGAGAGGGCTGGGTCGCCGTGACCGCGATGACGGCTCATATCCATTTAATAAACGTCATCTGTGACAATTGGCTGCCGGCTAGGTTCGGCAGGTTTATTTTTGTCGGCTGGCTACTGCCGTCCGCGTTCACCGTATATAAACTGGGATTGTCTATCTCGTGGGCGGATGGGCCTAGATACTTAAACACGACCTTTGTGCCATCATGATTGCCAATGGCATCTTTAACATCGGCAACATTTCCTTGGGGCAGTAAGGGCGTCTTGGACGCAGTGGTATCAATCTGAGGGCAACCTTTGTCGTCGGTGCCTTTGATCGCAACCTTGTTTATCTGTGT encodes:
- a CDS encoding site-2 protease family protein — its product is MVGLTALGGVLAWLAGADIQALAYVGVFIFVISGWLVSLCLHEFGHAVTAWRFGDRDVAVRGYLTLDPRRYSNPMLSLGLPMLFIALGGIGLPGAAVYLRTSFMTPARRTIVSLAGPFANLVLAVLLLVLVQLCYQPDHPVLWAGVAFLAFLQLTAVVLNLLPIPGLDGYGALEPHLSPETQRALEPAKQFSFLLILLIFLAPALNQWFFGVVYWLFDLSGVPHWLAVAGGRLTRFWSAWF
- a CDS encoding cation diffusion facilitator family transporter, with product MGAGHTHSDADARISRMISAAVLLAGFFAVELSTALLIGSIALLADAGHLLTDLAAAFMGLAALILARRGSSSPRRTYGWHRAEVFTAVANAVLLIGIAAFILYEAVQRFDNAPAIPGIPMIVVALGGLATNTAVALLLRSHSTSSLAVKGAYMEVVADTVGSIGVLIAGLVTVTTHWPYADVVVAVFVALWVLPRAISLAGSALRILSESSPSHIDVDELRAALRAVDGVTDVHDLHVWTLVPGKDMATAHLTSRGDATRVLDDARAVLAARGLQHATVQVEPPGGVGDCSASW
- a CDS encoding peptidase M50; the encoded protein is MNTGGNAASVAVLLFGDRRAPGPLRSLPTQRVKSPADVDAAVGPYRRLVVVGADADLATVLTRLLRADRLDVEVGYAPRRRTTATRVYRLPAGRRALRRARRGSARRVPLIRDETGAVIVGSALWRGVDGPLHGEAVVDDATLFDGDVTGVQIMPTAALPGLRARVVSRWPRRWVLGRAVQLGCTGVLVTRDGVAAGRPARRSTFYRHIEGWLLVR
- a CDS encoding DUF3151 domain-containing protein, with product MTPMRDLLGPDPILLPGDRDAEAELRANWNPAIVAAAHPSASVAWAALAEEALAEDKAVTAYAYARTGYHRGLDQLRRNGWKGFGPVPYSHEPNRGFLRCVAALARAAEAIGETDEYQRCLDLLDDCDPSARSELGFS
- a CDS encoding Rv0361 family membrane protein; amino-acid sequence: MPNPPGPDRNDASNAAGLEPEAVDDGGADRVASESDPVEEQTAASEADDVTEAYPRAGSDVEPATEVMSQPGQESPGQAAQSQRQRGERRFTAPGFDAKETVVMDTAAEPATEVFRAREHQSKAAAPLNVPPKTATPQLIPPRLGAKLRPSTQRSWGWVLALILIILALSAVAVLGTVLLTRSKHHKASQEEQVRTTIQNFDVAVQTGDLSILRSITCGSERDGYVNYDEQAWHDTYRKVAAAKQFPVVASIDQVVVNGEHAEANVTAFMANAPQVRSTRSFDLQFRDDQWKICQSSSS